In one Streptomyces venezuelae genomic region, the following are encoded:
- a CDS encoding NUDIX hydrolase, which translates to MATPDFIRTIRADAGQQLLWLPGVTAIVFDDEGRVLLGRRSDNGRWSAIGGIPEPGEQPAQCAVREVYEETAVHCVPERVVLVQALEPVTYDNGDTCQYMDITLRCRAVGGEARVNDDESLEVGWFEMDALPHLHEFSLSRIKRALADEPTWFEPAP; encoded by the coding sequence ATGGCTACTCCAGACTTCATCCGCACCATCCGCGCCGACGCCGGCCAGCAGCTGCTCTGGCTCCCCGGAGTCACCGCCATCGTCTTCGACGACGAGGGAAGGGTGCTGCTCGGGCGGCGCTCCGACAACGGCAGGTGGTCGGCTATCGGCGGCATCCCGGAACCGGGCGAGCAGCCCGCGCAGTGCGCGGTGCGCGAGGTGTACGAGGAGACGGCCGTGCACTGCGTGCCCGAACGCGTGGTCCTGGTCCAGGCCCTCGAACCGGTCACCTATGACAACGGCGACACGTGCCAGTACATGGACATCACCCTGCGCTGCCGTGCCGTCGGCGGCGAGGCGCGGGTCAACGACGACGAGTCGCTGGAAGTCGGATGGTTCGAGATGGACGCGCTGCCGCACCTGCACGAGTTCTCGCTCTCCCGGATCAAGCGGGCGCTGGCGGACGAGCCCACCTGGTTCGAGCCGGCCCCCTGA
- a CDS encoding methyltransferase, producing the protein MNRLSTSWGAYDLTRFPEDPRDQLRAWSAADAYLLRQLAGEQDAAPDGFPATVDLSGTVAVLGDRWGALTTVLAGQARVPVQITDSFLAQQATRANLARAGHAPDAARLSTTRDAPPARVDVLLVRVPKSLALLEDQLHRLAPALHEGTAVIGTGMVTEIHTSTLELFERIIGPTRTSLARQKARLIFSAPDPARAAGTSPWPNRYVLPADSGAGAGLTVVNHAGIFCADRLDIGTRFFLKHLPRARGGAHVVDLGCGNGVLGTAASAADPDATVTFIDESFQAVASAEATFRANAADDAKAHFVAGDALSAVPPGTVDVVLNNPPFHSHQATTGATAHRMFTGARAALRPGGELWVIGNRHLGYHVKLRKLFGNAEVVASDPKFVLLRAVKGGR; encoded by the coding sequence ATGAACCGTTTGAGCACGTCATGGGGCGCGTACGACCTCACTCGCTTCCCGGAGGACCCCCGCGACCAGCTGCGCGCCTGGTCGGCGGCCGACGCCTATCTGCTGCGGCAGCTGGCGGGCGAACAGGACGCGGCGCCCGACGGGTTCCCCGCCACCGTCGACCTCTCCGGGACGGTCGCCGTCCTCGGCGACCGGTGGGGCGCGCTCACCACCGTGCTCGCCGGGCAGGCGCGCGTCCCGGTCCAGATCACCGACTCGTTCCTCGCACAGCAGGCGACCCGCGCCAACCTCGCGCGCGCGGGCCACGCGCCGGACGCGGCACGGCTGTCGACGACCAGGGACGCGCCGCCCGCCCGCGTCGACGTGCTCCTCGTCCGCGTACCGAAGAGCCTCGCCCTCCTGGAGGACCAGCTCCACCGGCTCGCGCCCGCCCTGCACGAGGGCACGGCCGTCATCGGCACCGGCATGGTCACCGAGATCCACACGTCGACGCTGGAGCTCTTCGAGCGGATCATCGGCCCCACCAGGACCTCCCTGGCCCGCCAGAAGGCGCGGCTCATCTTCAGCGCCCCCGACCCGGCCCGCGCCGCCGGCACCAGCCCCTGGCCCAACCGGTACGTGCTGCCCGCCGACTCCGGGGCCGGCGCGGGCCTCACCGTCGTGAACCACGCCGGCATCTTCTGCGCCGACCGGCTCGACATCGGCACCCGCTTCTTCCTCAAGCACCTGCCGCGCGCCCGCGGCGGCGCCCACGTCGTGGACCTGGGCTGCGGCAACGGCGTGCTCGGCACCGCCGCATCCGCCGCCGACCCCGACGCCACGGTCACCTTCATCGACGAGTCGTTCCAGGCCGTCGCCTCCGCCGAGGCCACGTTCCGCGCCAACGCGGCCGACGACGCCAAGGCCCACTTCGTGGCGGGCGACGCCCTCTCGGCCGTACCGCCGGGGACGGTCGACGTCGTCCTGAACAACCCGCCCTTCCACAGCCACCAGGCCACGACCGGCGCGACCGCCCACCGCATGTTCACCGGCGCCCGCGCCGCGCTGCGTCCCGGCGGCGAGCTGTGGGTCATCGGCAACCGCCACCTCGGCTACCACGTGAAGCTCCGCAAACTCTTCGGCAACGCGGAGGTCGTGGCGAGCGACCCCAAGTTCGTGCTGCTGCGGGCGGTGAAGGGCGGCCGCTGA
- a CDS encoding phosphoketolase: MAPVAKDRLAALDAHWRAANYLAVGQIYLMGNALLTEPLRPEHIKPRLLGHWGTSPGLNFVHTHLNRVIQERDLDALCVWGPGHGGPAVLANSWLEGSYTQTYPDITRDAEGMAKLFRQFSFPGGVPSHVAPETPGSIHEGGELGYSLAHAYGAALDNPDLLVACVIGDGEAETGPLAASWHCNKFHDPAHDGAVLPILHLNGYKIANPTVLARLPEAELDALLKGYGHQPIYVAGDEPHEMHQAMAAALDRALDRIRTIQEAARSGDGAEGREPWPVIVLRTPKGWTGPVAVDGEPVENTWRAHQVPLSGVRENPDHLRQLEEWLRSYRPEELFDAEGRPNEQVVSCVPEGERRLGATPHANGGRLTRQLPVPALERFAVTVDKPGTTLHEPTRIAGALLAQVMADTAERRDFRVVGPDETESNRLGALYDVTGKIWQDRTLDTDEHLARDGRVMEVLSEHLCQGWLEGYTLTGRHGLFSCYEAFVHIVDSMVNQHIKWLKTSRALPWRAPVPSLNYLLTSHVWRQDHNGFSHQDPGFVDHVLNKSPHVVRVYLPPDANTLLSVTEHVLHSRDYVNVVVAGKQPTFDWLSLDDARAHCARGAGVWEWAGTEQGTREPDVVLACAGDVPTQEVIAAAALLREHLPELTVRVVNVVDIARLMPREEHPHGMADSEFDALFTPDKPVIFAYHGYPWLIHRLAYRRTGHANIHVRGYTEAGTTTTPFDMVVRNNLDRYRLVMDVVDRVPGLAVRATTVRQAMADTRTRHHAWIREHGTDLPEVADWTWPY, from the coding sequence GTGGCACCCGTGGCGAAGGACCGCCTGGCGGCACTGGACGCCCACTGGCGCGCCGCCAACTACCTGGCCGTCGGCCAGATCTACCTGATGGGCAACGCCCTGCTGACCGAGCCGCTGCGGCCCGAGCACATCAAGCCGCGCCTGCTCGGGCACTGGGGCACCTCACCCGGTCTCAACTTCGTCCACACCCACCTCAACCGCGTCATCCAGGAACGGGATCTGGACGCGCTGTGCGTGTGGGGCCCGGGTCACGGCGGGCCGGCCGTGCTCGCGAACTCCTGGCTGGAGGGCAGTTACACGCAGACGTACCCGGACATCACACGGGACGCGGAGGGCATGGCGAAGCTGTTCCGCCAGTTCTCCTTCCCCGGCGGCGTGCCCAGCCACGTGGCGCCCGAGACGCCGGGCTCGATCCACGAGGGCGGCGAGCTCGGCTACTCGCTCGCGCACGCCTACGGAGCCGCCCTGGACAACCCCGACCTCCTGGTCGCCTGCGTGATCGGCGACGGCGAGGCCGAGACCGGGCCGCTGGCCGCCTCCTGGCACTGCAACAAGTTCCACGACCCCGCGCACGACGGCGCGGTCCTGCCGATCCTCCACCTCAACGGCTACAAGATCGCCAACCCGACGGTGCTGGCCCGCCTCCCCGAAGCCGAGCTCGACGCGCTCCTCAAGGGCTACGGACACCAGCCGATCTACGTCGCCGGCGACGAGCCGCACGAGATGCACCAGGCGATGGCCGCCGCGCTGGACCGGGCGCTCGACCGCATCAGGACCATCCAGGAGGCCGCCCGCAGCGGTGACGGCGCCGAGGGCCGCGAACCCTGGCCGGTCATCGTGCTGCGCACCCCCAAGGGCTGGACCGGCCCCGTGGCCGTGGACGGCGAGCCGGTCGAGAACACGTGGCGGGCGCATCAGGTGCCGCTGTCCGGGGTCCGCGAGAACCCGGACCACCTGCGGCAGTTGGAGGAGTGGCTGCGCTCGTACCGTCCCGAGGAGCTCTTCGACGCCGAGGGGCGGCCGAACGAGCAGGTCGTGTCCTGCGTGCCCGAGGGCGAGCGCAGGCTCGGCGCCACCCCGCACGCGAACGGCGGCAGGCTCACCCGGCAGCTGCCCGTCCCGGCGCTGGAGCGGTTCGCCGTCACCGTCGACAAGCCGGGCACGACGCTGCACGAGCCGACCCGGATCGCGGGCGCCCTCCTCGCGCAGGTCATGGCGGACACCGCGGAGCGCAGGGACTTCCGGGTCGTGGGCCCGGACGAGACCGAGTCCAACCGGCTCGGGGCGCTGTACGACGTCACCGGCAAGATCTGGCAGGACCGCACCCTCGACACGGACGAGCACCTCGCACGCGACGGCCGCGTCATGGAGGTCCTCTCCGAGCACCTCTGCCAGGGCTGGCTGGAGGGCTACACGCTCACCGGCCGCCACGGCCTGTTCTCCTGCTACGAAGCGTTCGTCCACATCGTCGACTCGATGGTCAACCAGCACATCAAGTGGCTGAAGACCTCGCGCGCGCTGCCGTGGCGCGCGCCCGTCCCGTCGCTGAACTACCTGCTCACCTCGCACGTGTGGCGCCAGGACCACAACGGCTTCTCGCACCAGGACCCGGGCTTCGTCGACCATGTGCTGAACAAGAGCCCCCACGTCGTACGCGTCTATCTCCCGCCGGACGCCAACACCCTGCTCTCCGTCACCGAGCACGTCCTGCACAGCCGCGACTACGTCAACGTCGTCGTCGCCGGGAAGCAGCCCACCTTCGACTGGCTCTCCCTCGACGACGCCCGCGCCCACTGCGCGCGCGGCGCGGGCGTCTGGGAGTGGGCGGGGACGGAGCAGGGCACGCGTGAGCCGGACGTGGTCCTCGCCTGCGCCGGTGACGTGCCCACGCAGGAGGTGATCGCCGCGGCCGCGCTGCTGCGCGAGCACCTGCCGGAGCTCACCGTGCGGGTCGTCAACGTCGTCGACATCGCCCGTCTGATGCCGCGCGAGGAGCACCCGCACGGCATGGCGGACTCCGAGTTCGACGCGCTCTTCACCCCGGACAAGCCGGTGATCTTCGCGTACCACGGCTATCCGTGGCTGATCCACCGCCTCGCCTACCGCCGCACCGGCCACGCCAACATCCACGTGCGCGGCTACACGGAGGCGGGCACGACCACGACACCCTTCGACATGGTCGTGCGCAACAACCTCGACCGGTACCGCCTCGTCATGGACGTCGTCGACCGCGTCCCGGGCCTCGCCGTGCGCGCGACGACGGTGCGTCAGGCGATGGCCGACACCCGCACGCGCCACCACGCCTGGATCCGCGAGCACGGCACGGACCTCCCCGAGGTCGCCGACTGGACGTGGCCGTACTGA
- a CDS encoding alpha-ketoglutarate-dependent dioxygenase AlkB family protein, which translates to MAVLNELFPRARTVLGPGAVHLPDWLAPEAQSRLLEACREWARPPAGLRTVRTPGGGAMTARQVCLGWHWYPYGYARTVVDGDGAPVKPMPPWLAELGRRGAAAAGHAVEEPYDIALVNFYDADARMGMHRDSDEKSGAAVVSLSLGDTGVFRFGNTRTRTKPYTDVELRSGDLVVFGGASRLAYHGVSKVLPGTAPHGLGLTGRLNITLRVSGLGEDP; encoded by the coding sequence GTGGCCGTACTGAACGAACTGTTCCCGCGGGCCCGCACCGTCCTCGGCCCGGGGGCGGTGCACCTGCCCGACTGGCTGGCACCGGAAGCGCAGTCGCGTCTCCTCGAGGCGTGCCGGGAGTGGGCACGGCCGCCCGCCGGGCTGCGTACGGTCCGGACGCCCGGCGGCGGCGCGATGACGGCGCGGCAGGTCTGCCTGGGGTGGCACTGGTATCCGTACGGGTACGCGCGCACCGTCGTCGACGGGGACGGCGCCCCGGTGAAGCCGATGCCGCCGTGGCTCGCCGAGCTGGGCCGCAGGGGCGCCGCGGCGGCGGGGCACGCCGTCGAGGAGCCGTACGACATCGCCCTCGTCAACTTCTACGACGCCGACGCGCGGATGGGGATGCACCGCGACAGCGACGAGAAGTCGGGGGCGGCGGTCGTGTCCCTGAGCCTCGGGGACACGGGTGTCTTCCGTTTCGGCAACACGCGGACGCGCACGAAGCCCTACACGGACGTCGAGCTGCGCAGCGGCGACCTGGTGGTTTTCGGCGGGGCCTCGCGCCTCGCGTACCACGGGGTGTCGAAGGTGCTGCCCGGTACCGCGCCGCACGGGCTGGGGCTGACCGGGCGGCTGAACATCACGCTGCGGGTCAGCGGGCTCGGCGAGGACCCGTGA
- a CDS encoding 2OG-Fe(II) oxygenase — translation MTTTTRTPGAAVDAADWTALAAELDAHGCALTPRLVDPAGCRRIAELYDDATLFRSTVDMAGHRFGSGRYRYFTHDLPAPVAELRSALYPHLLAVARDWADRLGRPAPWPDSLEEWLDQCHAAGQTKSAQILLRYEEGDWNALHRDLFGDMVFPLQVVIGLDEQGTDYTGGEFLLVEQRPRAQSRGTSTVLKQGHGLVFTTRDRPVRSARGWSAGPVRHGVSTVRSGLRRSLGLVFHDAA, via the coding sequence ATGACCACCACCACGCGCACACCCGGCGCGGCGGTCGACGCGGCGGACTGGACGGCGCTCGCCGCCGAGCTCGACGCGCACGGCTGCGCGCTCACCCCCCGCCTCGTCGACCCCGCCGGTTGCCGCCGCATCGCCGAGCTCTACGACGACGCCACGCTCTTCCGCTCGACGGTCGACATGGCCGGACACCGCTTCGGCTCCGGCCGGTACCGCTACTTCACCCACGACCTCCCGGCTCCCGTCGCCGAGCTGCGGTCGGCGCTCTACCCGCACCTGCTCGCCGTCGCCCGCGACTGGGCCGACCGCCTGGGCCGCCCGGCCCCCTGGCCCGACTCCCTGGAGGAGTGGCTCGACCAGTGCCACGCGGCCGGCCAGACCAAGTCCGCCCAGATCCTGCTGCGCTACGAAGAAGGCGACTGGAACGCCCTGCACCGCGACCTGTTCGGGGACATGGTCTTCCCCCTGCAGGTCGTCATCGGCCTGGACGAGCAGGGCACCGACTACACGGGCGGCGAGTTCCTGCTCGTCGAGCAGCGGCCGCGGGCCCAGTCGCGCGGCACGTCGACCGTCCTGAAGCAGGGCCACGGCCTGGTCTTCACCACCCGCGACCGCCCGGTCCGCTCGGCGCGCGGCTGGTCCGCGGGGCCGGTGCGGCACGGGGTGAGCACGGTGCGGTCGGGGCTGCGCAGGTCGCTGGGGCTCGTCTTCCACGACGCGGCGTGA
- a CDS encoding methylated-DNA--[protein]-cysteine S-methyltransferase, with the protein MTVYATIDSPLGELLLVGEESATAKGGTALVSLSVPDQKGGAVVREGWVRDDAAFDAVTAQLRAYFAGSLTHFDIEYAAGAGTEFQRKVWDALDTVPYGTTTTYGRLAERLGLSRAAVRALGTAIGRNPLLVVRPCHRVIGADGSLTGYAGGLERKRLLLDLEAA; encoded by the coding sequence GCTGGGCGAGCTGCTGCTGGTGGGCGAGGAGTCGGCCACCGCCAAGGGCGGCACCGCGCTGGTCTCCCTGTCCGTGCCGGACCAGAAGGGCGGCGCAGTCGTCCGGGAGGGCTGGGTCCGGGACGACGCGGCGTTCGACGCGGTCACCGCGCAGCTGCGCGCCTACTTCGCCGGGAGCCTCACCCACTTCGACATCGAGTACGCCGCCGGGGCGGGCACCGAGTTCCAGCGCAAGGTCTGGGACGCCCTCGACACGGTCCCCTACGGCACCACGACCACCTACGGACGGCTCGCCGAGCGCCTCGGCCTCTCGCGCGCCGCGGTCCGCGCCCTCGGCACCGCCATCGGACGCAACCCGCTCCTCGTCGTCCGCCCCTGCCACCGCGTCATCGGCGCCGACGGCTCCCTGACCGGCTACGCGGGCGGCCTTGAGCGCAAGCGGCTGCTCCTCGACCTGGAGGCGGCATGA